A portion of the Glycine max cultivar Williams 82 chromosome 10, Glycine_max_v4.0, whole genome shotgun sequence genome contains these proteins:
- the LOC106794802 gene encoding uncharacterized protein — MGTLTVSVASAANVSVQVNNILMLNGTNFKVWKEAVEIVLGCMDLDLALRTKQPTSTPEASNEVKIEKWGCSNQMCIMIMKHSILEAFRASIFEGENAKKFIEEIEQYFGKNEKAETSNLLAKLISMKYKGKRNIREYTMEMSNLASKLKALKLELGEDMLVHLVLISLPAHFGQFKVSYNTQKDKWSLNELISHCVQEEERL; from the exons ATGGGAACTCTAACAG ttTCTGTTGCTAGTGCTGCAAATGTATCTGTTCAAGTAAACAATATCTTGATGCTGAATGGGACAAATTTTAAGGTTTGGAAGGAAGCTGTAGAAATTGTTCTCGGCTGTATGGATTTGGATTTAGCACTAAGAACGAAACAACCCACTTCCACTCCGGAAGCCTCCAATGaggtaaaaattgagaaatggGGTTGTTCCAATCAAATGTGCATTATGATCATGAAGCACTCTATTCTAGAAGCGTTTCGGGCATCTATTTTTGAGGGTGAAAATGCAAAGAAATTTATTGAAGAAATTGAACAGTACTTTGGGAAAAATGAGAAGGCGGAGACGAGTAACCTTTTGGCTAAACTCATCTCCATGAAGTATAAGGGCAAAAGAAATATAAGGGAGTACACAATGGAAATGTCTAACTTGGCATCTAAACTGAAAGCACTTAAGTTAGAGCTTGGTGAAGACATGCTCGTGCATTTAGTTTTGATCTCACTTCCTGCACACtttgggcaattcaaagtgagTTATAACACTCAGAAGGACAAATGGTCCCTTAATGAGCTTATATCTCACTGTGTGCAAGAGGAAGAGAGGCTGTAG